The nucleotide sequence TTACTCTAGTTGATAACACAAAGAAAGTCCTTACCATCTATAAGCACAGATTTAATATTTAAATCAGTTAAGTTGGTGTTAAAACTTAAAGAATATGAAATGCTCTACTAGATATCAAAACTTTGGGTGAAGACAGATATATACAACAGGAAGAGCCAGCCCAgaaccagcaccacatataaacatttGACATATAATAGAGAGTGACAGAGATGAGCTGCAAAATTGGCTATCTATGCGGGAGGAAACAGAAAGGTGAACTTGCCTCCTAACATCTACCAAAGTCAATTTCTTGTGGATTATAGTACTAACTGTGAAAGGCCAAATTTCCAgtttctaaaagaaaataaatatagaaaattatgAACCTGGGGTGggaaaagaaacaacaaaaagtaGTAGTTAACTATAAGACTAATTATTTAATCACATTTTCAAAATTCTATTAATCAAAAGATACTCTAAGGAAAGTGGGGAGGAAAAAAGTCAAAATCTGGGAGTTTTAGGGTCACCTAAGGACAGTaccaagaatataaaataataccagaaatcttTAATATTAGACAAAACCTAAAGATAAGACATACTGAAGATCTAGATCATCAAGAATAGTTATGGGCTAccactggtgggaatgtaaatttcagAATGTAAACCACTCTAGAAAATAAGACCTGAGGGAGAATATATGCCAGACACACTGCTACAAATATACAAACAGAAGATAGGTACAGAAATTTTAAGAGTTACTGCAATAGGTGAAAACAGCAAAAAATTCAATACCTTGGAGACTGGATACACTGTTGATACAATTTTATAACTTATAATCTGACAGTGTAAAAATAATAAGAGAAGTCCCATTAGAGCCCTAATGTTGAGAGGAAAGAGGTCCCAGAAGACCACAGTCTTACGTTATTTTATACATCTAATCTAAAATAAAGAGCATATCACACTATAttacacacacttacacacacacacacacaaacagaaccacagaatattttaaaagggaaGTGGATGATGAAATTCAAAAGTTGTTACCTCTATGGAGAATGAAGAACAAGTGGACAAAGGGAACATTCAGGTGGTTACAATGTATCAGAATTGTTCATTGTTAATCAGGGGAAATTCAATTACAGTGTTTTAGATCTgagatattttttgttttatgcaattttgtatttaaaaagagTTGCACATTTTCCATACATTTCTTTTTCAGTCCATCAAGTCTACTAATGCAGATTGGCACAACTAAAAAACCGCTGGTGTATatgataaaataattaaattttcaagtttctgtgaacttagaaatactttgttTATGAAATTCCTTGAACTCTGACTGACTTACCCAAGCAATGGATGTGATCCCGCACTGTGCAGTTGGCAGTGTAACGTTGCCGAGGACAGGACACTGTCATGCAGCTGGTGGAATTGGAGCACTCATAATCTGTTTCATGAAGCTGCCAGCAAAATCTGCAAGTCATGTTGATGATAAAGCTCTTTTGGGATTTGAAGTCTTGATCCTACACATCGAAGGACACAGAATTAATCAATCATAATACAGTTGTTTGTCATCATGTCATTAAGACCACATAGTCATATAATACAAAATTTCTAAATTATGTATATTTAAGAACTAGCAGTAAGTGGGAGAAAAATAGACACAAAAACAATATGTATGCAAAACAAATGTATGTTGTATGATCTTATAATCATAAAAATATACACCCAAATATATACTACCTACCAAAGTGGGGAAAAACCTACATAAACTCACATCAAAATAGCAAAAGTTATTTCAAGGTGATAAGATTATTTTATCACTTTTGCCTaattaacttattttttaatcagtacatgaatttttattttaattatttatttatttttgtgccagcaattgaactcagggatgcttaacaGAGTACATATATTTTAGTAGTATAGAAAAAGATTATTTTATAAGGTCATAGTCACAGATAGCTGCCTGATGCTTCTGTGAGCATAGCACACTGCCTTGCTTCCAAGTTCCCAATTTTCCCAGCATTTTCCAGCTTAGAACAATCACATGGCATATATGTCTGAATTGCTGTGTGTCATGTAGTTCTTCTCAGTTGGGCTGCCTATTGGGTGACCATGCCAAGTGCTCATGGAGATGACAGCAGGAGGAAAAACCCTGAGGTGCAGACTGCAACTGGAGATGGCAGGGAAGACCTGGAACTCAGAAGCAAGGGAATGTGCTATGCTTACAGAAGCACCAAGCTGGGATCAGGGAACCTGGATCCTCCTCCAAACTTGCAGCTCAGTGACCCTCAAAAAAGGACACTCTTACCTTTCTTTCAGCTATATTTCTATCTGGGATTTATTTTGgacaaaacagggacttaatttttttttccagagaggTATGCAGTCATCCCAACATTTACTGAATCCATCTTGTCATTACAAAGAACTGACTTCTTTGCAAGCTCATCTATGTAAAAAGAGATTTTCATGCCTCTATATTATACCAGCTCTTACTACCAAGAACACAGAACCCATCTGCAGGGATTACACCCACTTCAGAAACACTAGTAAAATGAGACCTTCTCCAGGTCTTACAAAACAACATTTCTGTCCTGCACATTTTCATATAATACCAACTGGCTTGTCAGTTACCAACATAATTGGAACAGTAGCAATTTGATAAGGAAGGGAATAcaggattttaaaatttatttctatttatgtaCTTTATAGGGCTGttataaaagaatacaaaaacaaTTTCAGAATATCCCTCCAACAGTCAAATCTAACAACACTTTTAACTTGGGAATTTACAATGCATTTATTTAGAATAGGTAAGCTGCAGTACTTACAACACATGTAACAGAAGGTTTCACTGTGCAGTCAAAAGTGACAGGCTTCCCATAGACACAGGAGAAATTTGTAGCACAGTCTATACAGTCTGCAGGAAGTCTGCTACACAAACCACTGCTTGGACACTTCATCATATAGGGTGGGATTTCGGTACTTTCTGTGAGAGGTGAGAGAGTGGCTTATTCTCTCTTGACACTGATCAGAATAACAGGAAAACAATTTTTCTAAGGTGAAGAGACACAAACATTAGCAATGAGACACTATGCTGGAATGCAAAAAGCACTAAGTTGGAGTCAGAGTCAGAGAGACACCTACAATTAAAGTATGGTTCTGGCACCAACCAGCTGTATGACCAGGTGGGCAACATACTGGTAAAAAGTATTTCAGTCCTGCCTCCTAAGTGGCCATGAATATTGAAGATGCTCATGTACaaataatgtagagaaaatgttaGGTGCATGTTAGGAGCTCAAAAAATCTACCATTTATAAGATGAAAACCTAAATCTtagacaaggtaggagttatggaAAATCTCAGGGAATCTATGGTACAAATGAAGCCAGAATTCAAATCTCCCCATTTCCAATCCAAAATTCTTTTCATTCAAATTTACTGGATAGGAAATGAAGCCACTGACACCTTTGGTGTACCAACTCTAGAAAACACTTTGtcattattccacactgatatttcaataagccatatttgctaatataatatttatatttttataacaaGGTTCAAATTAATTccatattttcataattttttcagCAAGTTGCAACGTTTTTCCCAATCCAAACAATGGGGCAACACATTTTTTACAGTTAATAGAACATAAAAGTCACTAGTATTAATGAGAAGAGgggttttaaaaaatgtgtaaaaGAGCCAAGAATTCTTgcgttttctctttaaaaaaatgcattaatTCACATTCAAATAAAAATCCTAAAATACCTCTTCCAGTTTTGAGTCATTAGTATAATGGAACTCTAAAGGAATGAAACTACTTTCCATTTACCAAACACCACTGTATTAAGCAGTCAATCTACAAAATACAATTTTCTTTTCTACTGTTCCTATTTTGACATGGCTGGAGTCTGGACACTTTAGAACCACAACTGCTTTCAGGCAGTTAGGCTAACCTCACAGCCTGAATGGAGAGGAAACAAAGGCCCAAGAGGGGTGAATAATTTCCTCAAGTTCCCAATAGCACCATGAGACTCAAGACTTCAGTCTCCATTAATCCCTCTCATACGCTTCCAATTCATACAGCATTGGGGGACCTTTTAATCACCAGCAGGAACTGGGTGCTAGAAATAGAAGGGATTTTCTGAAGGGAAAGAAGCACTGGTTAAAGGTTACTTTGATCGAGGAAGtggaaaaataacagaaataagaCTGAAATGAGAAGCGTGAGGTTGGAAAAGAGATGAGGTAGGAATGTCAAAAGGTATTCAAATACCAAAACTGTCTACTGAAAATGGCTGTGTATCTGCCCGTATTTCACATAACCTAAGATACAATGCAGtcaaaaattaagtgacttcGTATACTAAAAGAAACTGtatcaaaaacagaaagaaactaCTATATATAAAAAGGCACATTTACTAGAATAGAAAACGTCTAGTACCTGCTGCCCTGGGAACTACTGTGAATGTACGTGTTGGGCCTGGATCCTTTATTGCCTGAGCCAGCAGCTGCGAATGCTCTAAATTTAAGGATCCTACAATTAGAGAAACACGTTATCCCGGGATATGAAAACCTTGATCTGTGTGGTTAACACGCAAGTACTACACCAAGCCAATAACTGCTCTTGAAAACCTCAGGGTCTGACTTCCCCAAGACAGAAAACTGAAAGGGCGCATCACCAATAGGGTCTACACCGTTTCGAGTCTGCAGGTAACAAAGGCGGTTTTAAGTTCGGTTTCTGTTTCCCCGGCGGAGCCCCAGAGAGTTCCCTCTCAGCTGGAGGGTTCGGTAGAGAGGTAGCTGAGCACAGGCTCCGGCGAGGCATCCAGGGCACGCCAGACTGCAGCTACCCGCCGCCCGCCGCCCAGCACGCAACCTCTGTGGTCCTGGCCCCAACGCTTCTAGCAGCTCCTGGAACCCTCTAAACTCTCAGCCCGCCCTGGCGCGACCCCCGACCTTTAACTCACCACCaccagatagaatgtagaactgcgaGAGGAAGAGCAGCACGCGACACAAGGGGCGGAGGCGCAGGAGCGGTCCCGCTGCAGCTGCCATCTTGCCGGCGCCCGCGCACTTCCGGGCCGGGGGGCGGGGTTCCCGGCGCGCTCCTAATGGGGGCGTGTCCGGGCGCAGCCTGAGGATTCCAGGGCGCAGGCGCTCTGAAGCTGTGGTCCCGCGCTATTCTGCGTGGTCCCCTTCTTCGCTGCACCTGCGGAAGATCACCTGGAGGAGTGCAATCGCCTGACCCGGTGAAAATGCTCGGTCCCCAAGGGTCCCTCACACTATTTGACTAGGCGCGTGCCCCGCCTCCTTCTCCTTCCACTGCTGGAGCCTGGGAAAGGATCGCTGTAGTACCGAAATTCACCCCTGAAGTGACTGAAGGTAGAGGCGGAAATTTGGGAAGTTAGGCACTATATTCAGGTAGTTGGATGCATACATTTAGAGATAAATGTTGCTACTGTGTGCTAGGTACTGTGCGAAGGTGCTGGGACCACATTTCATAACTGGACCTGCCTTACTAGCCAACTCCTTAAGGATACGTGGTATTTAGAGAAAATTCCTGTACGACTGGGGAAAAGCCCGATGTGGGATTTTTCACGCGAAAGGAAGGTCTGAGCACAGCCTCTCCCCGAAGGCGACCAGCCTAGGGTAAGAAAGGGAACGCTTTACCCACCTATGTCTGTTCCCAGCACAGCAGACGTCTTGGGGTGCCTCTCTATTCCACCCCTCTTTACCCGCCACAAGATCGTTCACTTTGGGGTCTTCGGGCTGCCCATGAAATAGGCCGAATTCGGGCCCCTCTAAAACTGAGAGCAGCTTCCTCATGCTAAGAGAGTAAAGGCTGAGGAGCTGACCTCCCCTGGTCTAAGAGACTCCAAGGAAGCCCACAATGCCAAACTGTTCCCTGCCCTGCACTCTATCGTAGGCTAACTAAATCTGCATATGGGTATTTCCTAATTTTTGTCTCACTTTGCCTGcctcttctctttttttaaaagctgTCTTTATCCTCAGAGCCTCCCAAGATGGAattgtgaaataaaaattttcttctaACTTCCTTCAAAGCTGGCTTTAAATAAAAAACCTGCTTTCCTACCAATTTGAATATTTGGGGAGCAACCAGCAGTGGAGTAGCCTCTTCTCCAGGGCTGTATTACTGTCACTCTCTAACACCCACTCTTTGACTTGCACTTTTGATgagtgaaagaagaaaaaagaacacgGAATAACCACTGGCAcatgctttaaaatttttatcacaAGGTACACTTATTACTACTACACAGGCCTGACATATGACACTTTGTTTACCAACTATTTCACAGTTCACATTCCTCAGGAAGTAAAAATCAGAAATCATTTTGAGtctataaatcaataaaatgtcATTCCCAACAAAAAAGCAATTTAACTCTAAGTGAGCATCTTACTGGTATAAGCCCAAAGCCGAAACAAGGAAACACTGTGTGATGCATTTTATTGGGGAATTCATTATTTCTAAAGACGAACAAAGCTCACTTTTTAATTAGAAGCATTAAAACTGCAACTCTTAAACTACAATGCAAATAACAGATTCCACAACACTGAATTTCTTTGATTTTATGAGTCCTTTGTCAGTAATTCAATATTTATTAATACTGCTTTACTTATTGTTGCCGGTTAGTTAAAACAAATTAAGTAATGATTCCATTTAAATGAGATAAAGTTTCAATGTTAACTTAAAAACAGCCATAAAAATACCTGAGACATAAGAAAATAAGATTTCCCCTCAAAGTCAAAAAGGCTTTGTGGACTTTTAATGGAACCcatcttttttcctccttttttcttaGTGCTTGGGATAGAACCCAGGTCCTTTTGAATTCTAAGCAAGCGCTCTGCAACTGATATCTATCCCTAGCCTTGAAGCCTATCTGCTGAAAATCACAAGTCTTAGCAATAACTTCATATATCTCATTTTCTAGTGTTTCCATGTTGCAATGAATAATAGCTCACCATTGAGGTCTCTGAAGTCATTGACTGCTTGGAAATTTCCCAAGCTTCTCTTCTTATCATCTTCAGAACACATTAATGAATTAACTTTATACATATATGCTAATCATTCACTGTGACCCATTTCAACTGATCCCATGAGTGG is from Callospermophilus lateralis isolate mCalLat2 unplaced genomic scaffold, mCalLat2.hap1 Scaffold_83, whole genome shotgun sequence and encodes:
- the LOC143389390 gene encoding TM2 domain-containing protein 3-like, whose product is MAAAAGPLLRLRPLCRVLLFLSQFYILSGGGSLNLEHSQLLAQAIKDPGPTRTFTVVPRAAESTEIPPYMMKCPSSGLCSRLPADCIDCATNFSCVYGKPVTFDCTVKPSVTCVDQDFKSQKSFIINMTCRFCWQLHETDYECSNSTSCMTVSCPRQRYTANCTVRDHIHCLGNRTFPKMLYCNWTGGYKWSTALALSITLGGFGADRFYLGQWREGLGKLFSFGGLGIWTLIDVLLIGVGYVGLADGSLYI